A region of Clostridium acetobutylicum ATCC 824 DNA encodes the following proteins:
- the spoVT gene encoding stage V sporulation protein T, translating into MKATGIVRRIDDLGRVVIPKEIRRTLRIREGDPLEIFTDREGGVILKKYSPINELSDFSKEYAESLNASIGHTVIICDRDGIIAVSGGAKKEYNDKRISNEIETVMDQRKTFNMSKEGKSIPVYDGDDSLDKYKAQIISPILAEGDAVGAVIIFSSDEGVQFGDLETKMAETAASFLGKQMEQ; encoded by the coding sequence ATGAAGGCAACAGGTATTGTTAGACGTATAGATGACTTGGGGAGAGTTGTAATACCAAAAGAAATAAGGAGAACTCTTAGAATAAGAGAAGGGGATCCTTTAGAAATATTTACAGATAGAGAAGGGGGAGTAATTCTAAAAAAATATTCTCCAATAAATGAATTGAGTGATTTTTCAAAAGAATATGCTGAATCTCTTAATGCATCTATTGGTCACACGGTTATCATATGTGATAGAGATGGCATAATAGCGGTAAGTGGTGGTGCTAAAAAAGAGTATAATGATAAGAGAATCAGCAATGAAATAGAGACTGTAATGGATCAAAGGAAGACATTTAATATGTCAAAGGAGGGTAAGAGCATTCCTGTATACGATGGAGATGATTCCTTAGATAAATACAAGGCACAAATCATATCCCCTATACTTGCAGAAGGTGATGCAGTAGGGGCAGTAATTATTTTTTCAAGTGATGAGGGAGTCCAGTTTGGAGATCTTGAAACAAAAATGGCAGAAACTGCTGCATCATTCCTTGGAAAGCAAATGGAACAATAA
- a CDS encoding peptidylprolyl isomerase: MKSAKQIATALLVGMFTFSAVGCSMVEKRPEAINSKVVATIYGNQTITRGEIDKLAKGTVEQLKSQYGDSYEKNEEAVAALKKQKEQILTSLIDQKIFLKKAKDQKITLTKDEIKTNVDDVYAQYQQEFKTESEFKSQLSQYGYTVAEFKDQLKNRAISNKLIQQVVKDVKVSDDEAKKYYDSHKNSYTQSPNTVHLAHILVKTEKEAKAVKARIDKGEDFATVAKQVSTDGSKEKGGDLGDIQENDSNYDKTFMAAALKLNDNQVSAPVHTQFGWHVIKCIKKTEYPVKDFNSVKDDIKQTVLSTKQKSVYQKTLKKWESQANIDKNEKNLM, translated from the coding sequence ATGAAAAGCGCAAAACAAATAGCTACTGCACTTTTAGTGGGTATGTTCACTTTTTCTGCTGTGGGATGTAGCATGGTAGAAAAAAGACCTGAGGCTATAAACTCAAAGGTGGTTGCAACAATCTATGGAAACCAAACTATAACTAGGGGGGAAATTGACAAATTAGCAAAAGGTACTGTTGAGCAATTAAAATCTCAGTATGGAGATAGTTATGAAAAAAATGAAGAAGCAGTTGCGGCACTAAAAAAACAAAAGGAACAGATCCTTACAAGTCTTATTGATCAAAAAATATTCTTAAAGAAGGCAAAAGATCAGAAAATAACTTTGACTAAGGATGAAATTAAAACAAATGTAGATGATGTATATGCTCAATATCAGCAAGAATTTAAGACAGAAAGCGAATTTAAAAGTCAGTTATCACAATATGGATATACAGTAGCTGAATTTAAAGATCAGTTAAAAAATAGAGCTATTTCTAATAAATTGATACAGCAAGTAGTAAAAGATGTTAAGGTGTCTGATGATGAGGCAAAGAAGTATTATGATTCTCATAAAAATTCATATACACAAAGCCCTAATACAGTACATTTAGCACATATATTAGTTAAAACTGAAAAAGAAGCAAAAGCTGTAAAGGCAAGAATTGATAAAGGAGAGGATTTTGCAACTGTAGCAAAGCAAGTCTCAACAGATGGATCAAAAGAAAAGGGTGGAGACTTAGGAGACATTCAGGAAAATGACAGTAACTATGATAAAACTTTTATGGCAGCAGCTTTAAAATTAAATGATAATCAAGTTAGTGCTCCTGTACACACTCAATTTGGATGGCATGTAATAAAGTGTATAAAGAAAACAGAATATCCAGTAAAAGATTTTAACAGCGTTAAAGATGATATTAAACAAACTGTTTTAAGCACTAAACAAAAAAGCGTATATCAAAAAACATTAAAGAAATGGGAAAGTCAAGCTAATATAGACAAAAATGAAAAAAACCTTATGTAA
- the mfd gene encoding transcription-repair coupling factor: MRLDGLMHPLKGSNKFQDAIYKIKSNEFPMELSGISESGKSYLISGLYEELDNPFLVITDSDSEAKKIYEDLLFYTQSVYYLPTKEVVFYNIYAVSGDLRWERLKVIRKMMSRGKKIIVTSVENLAAVYLPVELYKEYTFKLTLGDTVEAKELQKKLVQCGYEHVESVDAKGQFSIRGGIVDIYSPIDDVPYRIEFFGDEIESIRSFNTESQRSIEKVNKIEVFPAKEIILTDEALNKGYEAIKDELNQSLDRLKGNNEESYNKLKETMEYNLEALKERAGFETIDTFIPYFYDNTSSFFDYLKNSIIFVDNYERCKGKIDSVYCEFEQNYENFLERGDILPKQGNIIVSKENIYEILKTEKRINLESIGRAANNNFRTGIAFEEITLSSYQGQMDLLINDIKELKEEKYRTVILCGTKSKGQRLVETLGDRGIESVYKDSILNVDYGEVVISPGSQLRGFRYPEIRLCVISDKEIFGTAKKKKEKRKNKKGVGKIKSFTELKPGDYIVHVNHGIGVFKGIKQLEVQGHKKDYLELSYAVDDKLYVPVEQLDLVQKYIGSEGKVPKVNKLGSSEWTKAKNKVRKSINEIAEELVKLYAVRTTVNGFKYSKDTVWQKQFEEEFPYNETQDQLLAIDEIKNDMESGKVMDRLICGDVGYGKTEVAIRAAFKTVMDGKQVAFLVPTTILAEQHYNNFKKRFKDFPVEVDMVSRFRSQAQQKATFKALKEGNIDIIIGTHRILNKEITFKDLGLLIIDEEQRFGVSHKEKLKKFKKNIDVLTLSATPIPRTLHMSLTGVRDISVIETPPEERYPVQTYVVEYNDQLIRDAIMREIGRDGQVFFVYNKVESIKEMAANLGKLIPEARIAIAHGQMSERELEKVMIDFMEGNYDILLCTTIIETGIDIQNVNTLIIYNADKMGLSQLYQLRGRVGRTNRMAYAYFTYKKDKILTEVAEKRLKAIKEFTQLGSGFKIAMRDLEIRGAGNIMGSAQHGHMATIGYDLYCRMLEDTIKEIKGEIQNEPVETTVDLKVDAYIPSLYIEDETLKISIYKKIAAIDSYEEMMDVKEELEDRFSSIPQSVNNLMTIAYLRSIGRQLGILEIKDKMTQLEIKFESNDRVNKKLINGLLKNYSKSILFKMGDNPVILYNLKDVKREDMLENLQKFLKYMKSLVETN; the protein is encoded by the coding sequence ATGAGACTTGATGGGCTTATGCATCCTCTGAAAGGTAGTAATAAATTTCAAGATGCTATTTATAAAATAAAAAGTAATGAATTTCCTATGGAATTGTCCGGAATTTCTGAATCGGGAAAAAGTTATTTAATAAGTGGGTTGTATGAAGAATTAGACAACCCTTTTTTGGTGATTACAGACAGTGACTCGGAAGCTAAGAAGATATATGAAGATCTATTATTTTACACACAAAGCGTATATTATCTTCCAACAAAAGAAGTTGTCTTTTATAATATATATGCTGTATCTGGAGATTTAAGGTGGGAAAGATTAAAGGTTATAAGAAAAATGATGTCTAGAGGTAAGAAAATAATAGTAACCTCTGTTGAAAACTTAGCAGCGGTTTATTTGCCTGTAGAGTTATATAAAGAATATACCTTTAAACTGACCTTAGGTGATACGGTTGAGGCAAAAGAACTTCAAAAAAAGTTGGTTCAATGTGGATACGAGCATGTTGAAAGTGTAGATGCTAAGGGACAATTTTCTATTAGGGGAGGTATAGTGGATATATATTCTCCTATAGATGATGTTCCTTATAGAATTGAATTTTTTGGTGACGAAATAGAATCAATAAGAAGTTTTAATACTGAATCACAAAGGAGTATAGAAAAGGTAAATAAGATAGAAGTTTTCCCAGCAAAAGAGATAATACTTACTGATGAAGCATTGAATAAAGGATATGAGGCTATTAAAGATGAATTGAATCAGTCGCTTGATAGACTTAAGGGCAATAATGAAGAAAGCTATAATAAGCTTAAAGAAACCATGGAGTATAATCTTGAAGCCTTAAAAGAAAGAGCTGGATTTGAAACTATAGATACTTTTATTCCATATTTTTATGATAATACATCTAGTTTTTTTGATTATCTTAAGAACTCTATCATTTTTGTAGACAATTATGAAAGATGTAAAGGAAAGATAGATAGTGTATATTGTGAATTTGAGCAAAATTATGAAAACTTCCTTGAAAGAGGAGATATCCTTCCAAAGCAAGGTAATATAATAGTTTCTAAGGAAAATATATATGAAATATTAAAAACAGAAAAAAGAATAAACTTAGAATCTATAGGAAGAGCAGCTAATAATAACTTTAGGACTGGAATAGCATTTGAAGAAATCACTCTTTCAAGTTATCAGGGACAAATGGATCTGCTCATTAATGATATAAAGGAATTGAAAGAGGAAAAGTATAGAACGGTTATATTATGTGGAACAAAATCTAAGGGACAAAGGCTTGTTGAGACGCTTGGTGATAGGGGAATCGAGAGTGTGTATAAAGACAGCATTCTTAATGTAGATTATGGGGAGGTTGTCATATCACCTGGAAGTCAGCTTAGAGGTTTCAGGTATCCGGAGATAAGGCTATGTGTAATTTCGGATAAGGAGATATTTGGAACAGCTAAAAAGAAGAAAGAGAAAAGAAAAAATAAAAAAGGTGTAGGAAAGATTAAAAGCTTTACAGAGCTTAAACCTGGCGACTATATTGTACATGTTAATCATGGTATTGGTGTATTCAAAGGCATAAAGCAGCTTGAAGTTCAAGGGCATAAGAAAGATTATCTAGAGCTTAGCTATGCAGTTGATGATAAATTGTATGTACCAGTAGAACAACTTGATTTAGTACAAAAGTATATAGGAAGCGAAGGTAAGGTACCTAAGGTAAATAAGCTTGGAAGTAGTGAATGGACTAAGGCTAAAAATAAGGTTAGGAAGTCCATAAATGAGATAGCTGAGGAACTTGTAAAATTATATGCAGTAAGGACAACTGTTAATGGTTTTAAATATTCAAAGGATACTGTTTGGCAAAAGCAGTTTGAAGAAGAATTCCCATATAATGAAACACAAGATCAACTTCTTGCAATAGATGAAATAAAGAATGATATGGAAAGTGGAAAAGTCATGGATAGGCTTATATGTGGAGACGTTGGATACGGTAAAACAGAAGTCGCCATAAGAGCTGCCTTTAAAACAGTTATGGATGGGAAACAAGTGGCTTTTCTTGTACCAACAACAATACTTGCAGAACAGCATTATAATAATTTTAAAAAACGATTTAAGGATTTTCCTGTCGAGGTAGACATGGTAAGTAGGTTTAGAAGTCAAGCTCAACAGAAGGCAACTTTTAAAGCCTTAAAAGAAGGAAACATTGATATAATAATAGGAACTCATAGAATTTTAAATAAAGAAATTACTTTTAAGGATTTGGGACTTCTTATAATAGACGAGGAGCAAAGATTTGGAGTTTCTCATAAGGAAAAGCTTAAGAAATTTAAGAAGAATATAGATGTTTTAACTTTATCAGCAACTCCTATACCAAGAACTCTTCATATGTCACTTACAGGAGTTAGAGATATAAGCGTAATTGAAACGCCTCCAGAAGAAAGATATCCGGTACAAACTTATGTAGTAGAATACAATGATCAATTAATAAGAGATGCGATAATGAGGGAAATTGGAAGAGATGGTCAAGTATTCTTTGTGTACAATAAGGTGGAGTCAATAAAGGAAATGGCTGCTAATTTAGGGAAGCTTATACCGGAAGCTAGAATTGCAATAGCTCATGGGCAGATGTCTGAAAGAGAACTTGAAAAAGTAATGATTGATTTTATGGAAGGAAATTATGATATATTACTTTGTACAACTATAATAGAGACTGGAATTGATATACAAAATGTAAACACCCTTATAATTTATAATGCTGATAAGATGGGGCTTTCTCAACTTTACCAGCTTAGAGGAAGAGTTGGTAGAACAAATAGGATGGCATATGCTTATTTTACTTACAAGAAAGATAAAATTTTAACAGAGGTTGCAGAGAAGAGGCTTAAAGCAATAAAAGAGTTTACTCAACTGGGATCCGGATTCAAAATTGCAATGAGAGATCTCGAAATAAGAGGCGCTGGAAATATAATGGGATCTGCACAACATGGACATATGGCTACTATAGGATATGATTTATACTGTAGAATGTTAGAAGATACTATAAAGGAAATAAAAGGTGAAATTCAAAATGAACCTGTTGAAACCACTGTGGATTTAAAAGTAGATGCGTATATACCAAGTTTATATATTGAAGATGAAACTTTGAAAATATCAATATATAAGAAGATAGCAGCAATAGATTCCTACGAAGAAATGATGGATGTAAAAGAAGAGCTTGAAGATAGATTTTCTTCAATACCACAGTCAGTTAATAATCTTATGACTATAGCTTATTTAAGAAGTATAGGTAGACAATTAGGTATTCTGGAAATAAAGGATAAAATGACTCAGCTTGAAATTAAATTTGAGAGCAACGACAGAGTTAATAAAAAATTAATAAATGGACTGCTTAAGAATTACAGTAAGTCTATTTTGTTTAAAATGGGCGATAATCCAGTGATTTTGTATAATTTAAAAGATGTAAAGAGGGAAGATATGTTAGAAAATTTACAAAAATTCTTAAAATATATGAAATCTCTAGTTGAAACAAATTAA
- the pth gene encoding aminoacyl-tRNA hydrolase: MFLIVGLGNPGLKYEHTRHNMGFDAIENIAAKHNISIDKKGFKGLYGKGIIDGEKVILLKPYTYMNLSGESVVEAANYYKINKENIVVIYDDISLDVGKIRIRTKGSAGGHNGIKNIVLHLSSEEFPRVKVGVGEPTENLVNYVLGKFSQDERKKIEEVLNIVTEAVECMVVDGVQNAMNKFNGLKL; encoded by the coding sequence TTGTTTTTAATAGTGGGACTTGGAAATCCAGGTTTAAAATATGAGCATACAAGGCATAACATGGGTTTTGATGCCATTGAAAATATTGCAGCTAAGCACAATATAAGTATAGATAAAAAAGGTTTTAAAGGTTTATACGGAAAAGGAATTATAGATGGTGAAAAAGTAATTTTATTAAAACCGTATACATACATGAATTTAAGTGGAGAAAGTGTGGTAGAGGCTGCAAATTATTATAAAATTAACAAGGAAAATATAGTTGTAATATATGATGATATAAGTCTTGATGTTGGAAAAATAAGAATAAGAACCAAAGGAAGTGCAGGAGGACACAATGGCATAAAAAACATAGTGCTTCACTTATCCTCTGAAGAGTTTCCTAGAGTAAAGGTAGGGGTAGGTGAACCTACTGAAAACCTTGTGAATTATGTTTTGGGAAAATTTAGTCAAGATGAAAGAAAGAAGATAGAAGAAGTTTTAAATATAGTTACAGAAGCAGTTGAATGTATGGTAGTAGATGGTGTACAAAATGCTATGAATAAATTTAACGGCTTAAAGTTATAA
- a CDS encoding S1C family serine protease, with protein sequence MNNSNGNEGNINFRSRNKLRLNKVLKFISFITISALSGAITATYVVNTRYYELAEKSNTPMFQEKKSVIGNSSVPTNSVNKVSEEVGPSIVGIINSNDAGSDGEEQTISSGIIFKSDGYIVTNYHLINGANKVLVRLSNAKAGKEIEASLVGFDSASDIAIIKVNSHNLPTAIFGDSSKVRAGDLAIAIGSSLGNEASGSVTAGIVSSANRNLKLQDDANTQGSSYKVLQTDASINQINSGGALCNEKGEVIGVNSSKIGSQYNSEGMGFAISINQVKDIIDQIMKNGKVIKPFVGIVGGDIKVRSQDNMKGVYVKEVVPGSGAAKAGLRPSDIILELNGQRILSTNDIGSIVSSSKIGDKVPCKVNRNGKIVKIQITLTENMSKDD encoded by the coding sequence ATGAACAATTCAAATGGGAATGAGGGAAATATTAATTTTAGAAGTAGAAATAAACTTAGATTAAATAAGGTGCTGAAATTTATATCTTTTATAACAATTTCTGCGTTATCCGGTGCAATAACTGCCACATATGTTGTAAATACAAGATACTATGAGCTAGCAGAAAAGAGCAACACTCCTATGTTTCAAGAAAAAAAATCTGTTATAGGGAACAGCAGTGTTCCAACAAATTCAGTAAATAAAGTTTCAGAAGAGGTTGGTCCATCTATAGTTGGCATAATTAATTCAAACGATGCAGGTTCTGATGGAGAAGAGCAAACTATCAGTTCAGGTATAATATTTAAATCAGATGGATATATAGTTACAAATTACCACTTGATAAATGGAGCAAATAAGGTACTTGTGAGACTGTCAAATGCAAAAGCTGGAAAAGAAATTGAAGCCAGTCTTGTAGGTTTCGATAGTGCATCTGATATAGCTATAATAAAAGTCAATAGTCACAATTTGCCTACTGCGATTTTTGGGGATTCTTCCAAGGTTAGAGCAGGTGATCTTGCTATAGCAATAGGAAGTTCTCTTGGAAATGAAGCTTCTGGTTCTGTAACAGCTGGAATAGTGAGTTCCGCAAACAGAAATTTAAAGCTTCAGGATGATGCAAATACTCAAGGTTCAAGTTACAAAGTATTGCAAACAGATGCATCAATAAATCAAATAAATAGCGGTGGAGCTTTGTGTAACGAAAAGGGTGAAGTTATAGGCGTAAACAGTTCTAAAATTGGCTCACAGTATAATTCTGAAGGTATGGGATTTGCTATATCCATAAATCAAGTTAAAGATATAATAGATCAGATAATGAAGAATGGAAAGGTTATAAAGCCCTTTGTTGGTATAGTGGGAGGAGATATTAAGGTAAGGTCCCAAGATAATATGAAGGGTGTTTATGTTAAGGAAGTAGTGCCAGGAAGTGGAGCTGCAAAAGCAGGATTAAGACCAAGCGATATAATTTTAGAATTAAATGGTCAAAGAATATTATCTACTAATGATATTGGCAGTATAGTTAGTAGTAGTAAGATAGGCGATAAAGTACCGTGCAAAGTTAATAGAAATGGAAAAATAGTTAAGATTCAAATAACATTGACCGAGAATATGAGTAAAGATGATTAA
- a CDS encoding HAMP domain-containing sensor histidine kinase — MRKGIFSKMIATYTGIIAISFVVTSAVLSFWFQNFYFSQKRSQITTEAKYVQAVAFQYIEGNMSVARVNETLKEVVAYINTDIGADIVVMDMYGYVYAVSNPKYDYLVGTQVNTKDLNEIAKNQEAIEKTVDYSEIFKKPVRLYEIPMIFNKSFEGVIMIATPASEVKHSVNRVYQIIWFSAIIAIIAACIIIYYFSQKIIISPLKNINDVARKIAKGEVEKRVNIESNDEIGELGESFNFMANAIEKSEKNRREFISNVSHEIRSPITSIKGFIGGMLDGVIPKEKERYYLSLTYDEINRLTRLVNDLLDLSSIEAGHLKLNLTKIDINEIIRFTVLKFETKIKEKKLNVDVCFNNDKVYVIADKDRISQVVTNLIDNAVKYVYAEGEIKISTKERYNKAYITIYNNGPQIPEEDFNHIWDRFYKSDKARTTKMSTGLGLPIVRSILTEHGQDINVINKKEGGVEFTFTLKLAK; from the coding sequence ATGAGAAAGGGAATTTTCTCAAAAATGATAGCAACATATACTGGCATTATTGCAATAAGTTTTGTTGTGACTTCTGCTGTGCTATCGTTTTGGTTTCAAAATTTTTATTTTTCCCAAAAAAGAAGTCAAATCACTACAGAAGCCAAGTATGTTCAGGCTGTTGCATTTCAATATATAGAAGGCAATATGTCGGTGGCAAGGGTCAATGAAACATTAAAGGAAGTAGTTGCGTATATAAATACGGACATAGGAGCAGACATAGTTGTTATGGATATGTATGGCTACGTGTATGCTGTTTCAAACCCAAAATATGATTACTTAGTTGGAACGCAGGTTAATACTAAAGATTTGAATGAGATAGCTAAGAATCAAGAGGCTATAGAAAAAACTGTTGACTATAGTGAAATATTTAAAAAGCCTGTTAGATTATATGAGATACCTATGATTTTTAATAAATCCTTTGAGGGAGTTATAATGATAGCTACTCCAGCATCAGAGGTAAAGCATTCTGTTAATAGGGTTTATCAGATAATTTGGTTTTCGGCGATAATTGCAATAATTGCAGCATGCATAATTATATACTACTTCTCCCAAAAGATAATAATAAGTCCTTTAAAGAATATAAATGATGTTGCTAGAAAAATAGCTAAAGGAGAAGTAGAAAAGAGGGTAAACATTGAGTCCAATGATGAAATAGGTGAACTCGGTGAATCCTTTAATTTTATGGCAAATGCTATTGAAAAATCTGAAAAAAACAGAAGAGAATTTATATCAAATGTATCACATGAAATACGTTCTCCAATAACTTCAATAAAGGGATTTATTGGTGGTATGCTTGATGGTGTTATTCCAAAAGAAAAGGAAAGATATTATCTATCGCTTACCTATGATGAAATAAATAGACTTACTAGATTAGTAAATGACTTATTGGATTTATCTTCAATAGAGGCAGGTCACCTTAAGCTTAACTTAACTAAAATTGATATAAATGAGATAATAAGATTTACTGTTCTTAAATTCGAAACAAAAATAAAAGAAAAAAAATTAAATGTAGATGTATGCTTTAATAACGATAAAGTATATGTTATAGCTGACAAGGATAGGATAAGTCAAGTAGTTACTAATTTGATAGATAATGCTGTTAAATACGTATATGCTGAAGGCGAGATTAAGATATCTACAAAAGAAAGATATAATAAAGCATATATAACAATATATAATAATGGGCCACAAATCCCTGAAGAGGATTTTAATCATATATGGGATAGATTTTATAAATCTGATAAAGCTAGAACTACTAAAATGAGCACAGGACTCGGACTGCCTATAGTAAGGAGTATACTTACAGAGCACGGGCAGGATATAAATGTTATAAATAAAAAAGAAGGTGGAGTGGAATTTACCTTTACATTAAAGTTGGCCAAATAA
- a CDS encoding response regulator transcription factor: MDSSLAKVLIVDDDENICEVIKLYLESSGYATKISNDGKSAQNVFVEYKPDIVLLDIMLPQEDGIDVLKWIRKADNTPVIMLTAKGETFDKVLTLELGADDYIVKPFEPKELVARVKAVLRRANSENVSSQVLNFNGLKIDMGSYTVIYNEKDIKMPPKEFELLYYLANNKNKVFTREQLLCEVWGYDYPGDSRTVDVHVKRLREKLHEGNGWDIQTVWGVGYKFEVK; encoded by the coding sequence ATGGATAGTTCATTAGCTAAGGTTTTAATAGTGGATGATGATGAAAATATATGTGAAGTAATAAAATTATATCTTGAAAGCAGTGGGTATGCTACAAAAATATCCAATGATGGAAAAAGCGCACAGAATGTGTTTGTAGAGTATAAACCTGATATTGTTTTACTTGATATAATGCTTCCACAAGAAGATGGTATAGATGTTTTAAAGTGGATAAGAAAAGCGGACAATACGCCTGTTATAATGCTTACAGCTAAAGGAGAAACTTTTGATAAGGTTTTAACATTAGAACTTGGAGCAGATGATTACATAGTGAAACCATTTGAACCAAAAGAATTAGTAGCAAGAGTTAAAGCAGTCTTAAGAAGAGCTAATTCTGAAAATGTATCAAGCCAAGTATTGAATTTTAATGGACTTAAAATAGATATGGGTTCATATACAGTAATATATAATGAAAAAGATATCAAGATGCCACCTAAGGAGTTCGAACTTCTCTATTATCTTGCGAATAACAAGAACAAGGTCTTTACACGTGAACAATTGCTTTGTGAAGTATGGGGATATGATTACCCAGGCGATTCAAGAACAGTGGATGTGCATGTTAAAAGGCTTAGAGAAAAACTTCATGAAGGTAATGGATGGGATATTCAAACTGTTTGGGGTGTTGGATATAAATTTGAGGTGAAATAA
- a CDS encoding ribose-phosphate diphosphokinase translates to MINHGKNIKIFTGNSYPSLAEEIADIIGVQVGDSRVGKFSNGETAVDINETVRGTDLFLIQTLCEPVNDSIMELLIMLDAFKRASAGRITAVIPNYAYARQDRKAKARQPITAKLMADLIHTAGADRVLTMDLHAPQIQGFFDIPVDHLEGVPILAKYFINQNSNTDDLIVVSPDIGGVKRTRKFAEKLHAPIAIIDKRRPKPNVSEVMSIIGDVKGKKAILVDDMIDTAGSIVNAAEALVKMGAKEVSACCTHGVLSGPAIERLENSPLKEVVILNTIPIEGDKRIDKIKVLSVAPIFAEAIRRIYEDMPVSKIFQEE, encoded by the coding sequence ATGATAAACCACGGTAAAAATATAAAAATATTCACAGGAAACTCTTATCCAAGTTTGGCAGAAGAAATAGCTGATATAATTGGCGTTCAAGTTGGAGATTCAAGAGTAGGAAAGTTCAGCAATGGAGAGACAGCGGTTGATATCAATGAGACAGTTAGAGGTACAGATTTATTTTTAATTCAAACTTTATGTGAACCTGTTAATGATAGTATAATGGAACTTTTAATTATGTTAGATGCTTTTAAAAGAGCTTCTGCAGGAAGAATAACAGCTGTAATTCCTAATTATGCTTATGCAAGGCAGGATAGAAAAGCAAAGGCAAGACAACCTATTACAGCAAAGTTAATGGCAGATTTAATACATACAGCAGGTGCAGATAGGGTACTCACTATGGATCTTCATGCACCACAAATTCAAGGATTTTTTGATATACCAGTGGATCATTTAGAAGGAGTACCGATTTTAGCTAAGTACTTTATAAATCAAAATTCGAATACAGATGATTTAATAGTGGTTTCACCGGATATAGGTGGAGTTAAAAGGACAAGAAAGTTTGCAGAGAAACTTCATGCACCAATTGCCATAATTGATAAAAGAAGACCTAAACCTAATGTTTCAGAAGTTATGAGTATTATTGGTGATGTTAAAGGTAAAAAAGCTATATTAGTTGATGATATGATTGATACGGCAGGTTCAATTGTAAATGCAGCTGAAGCATTAGTTAAGATGGGAGCAAAAGAAGTCTCAGCTTGCTGCACACATGGGGTTTTATCAGGTCCTGCAATAGAAAGACTTGAAAATTCACCATTAAAGGAAGTAGTTATTTTGAATACTATTCCAATAGAGGGGGATAAGAGAATTGATAAGATAAAGGTTTTATCAGTTGCTCCGATATTTGCTGAAGCTATAAGAAGAATTTATGAAGACATGCCTGTAAGTAAAATATTTCAAGAAGAATAG